From a single Pirellulales bacterium genomic region:
- the pgsA gene encoding CDP-diacylglycerol--glycerol-3-phosphate 3-phosphatidyltransferase has protein sequence MSTSTEKARPPLIDFRKAFNVPNQLTTIRLLLGVVLFCLIGFDYYLPAMYVFIVAAGTDWVDGFYARRYNQVTTLGRILDPFADKIIICGTFIFLAALSADSKITSAMAVIVVGRELLVTVLRSFLEQHGSDFSAKMSGKLKMVLQCVACAVSLFALSYLRASPPVAPPAWVPPTLLIAVWSAVVLTVISGIVYVFAAIKLLRQ, from the coding sequence ATGTCCACCAGCACTGAAAAGGCCCGGCCGCCGCTCATCGATTTTCGCAAGGCATTCAATGTGCCCAACCAGCTCACCACGATCCGGCTGTTGCTGGGCGTGGTGCTGTTCTGCCTGATCGGGTTCGACTATTATCTTCCCGCGATGTACGTGTTTATCGTTGCCGCGGGCACCGACTGGGTCGACGGTTTTTATGCCCGGCGGTACAACCAAGTGACCACGCTTGGCCGGATTCTCGATCCGTTCGCCGATAAGATCATCATTTGCGGCACGTTCATTTTTCTTGCCGCGCTGTCCGCCGATTCGAAAATCACTTCGGCAATGGCGGTGATTGTCGTCGGGCGAGAACTGCTCGTGACTGTGCTGCGAAGTTTTCTCGAGCAGCACGGATCGGATTTCAGCGCCAAGATGTCGGGCAAGCTGAAGATGGTGTTGCAATGCGTGGCCTGCGCGGTGAGCTTGTTTGCTCTTTCGTATCTGCGCGCCAGTCCGCCGGTAGCGCCGCCGGCGTGGGTTCCGCCGACGCTGTTGATCGCCGTCTGGTCGGCGGTGGTGCTGACGGTGATCTCCGGGATCGTATATGTGTTCGCCGCGATCAAGTTGCTGCGGCAATAG
- a CDS encoding CPBP family intramembrane glutamic endopeptidase — protein sequence MPPADAPLPLAIKLLIGAVVSLGLLTALFVAIKAWRRPPLLPYEPRRPVPWGANDLVLTVLFIFVIGYAGAQLTAHVQGAPPAQAGQESNTVSVNGYYIGSLAELAGVAIAIYLMRLVANATLSDLGFGIRRLGRDIGVGAVALLASAVPIYGLNELLTRYVKYTHQVLKSLESQPDVRMFVATAVAALVVAPLFEEFLFRVLLQGWFEKIESLRRMLRLGLPGEGPAWWPIVLSSFLWAIMHWQNGLAAVPLFFFGLVLGYLYQRSHRIWPSMTTHFLLNATTMTALWFQIHHGH from the coding sequence ATGCCCCCTGCCGACGCGCCGCTGCCGCTGGCGATAAAACTGTTGATCGGCGCGGTCGTGAGCCTTGGCCTTCTGACGGCTCTTTTTGTGGCAATCAAAGCGTGGCGCCGGCCGCCGCTGTTGCCCTACGAGCCGCGCCGACCGGTTCCCTGGGGGGCGAATGATCTGGTGCTCACGGTGCTGTTCATTTTCGTGATCGGCTACGCCGGCGCGCAACTCACGGCTCATGTTCAGGGCGCCCCGCCCGCGCAGGCGGGACAAGAAAGCAACACCGTTTCGGTGAACGGATACTACATCGGCTCTTTGGCCGAGCTCGCCGGCGTAGCCATCGCCATTTATCTGATGCGGCTAGTGGCGAACGCGACTCTTTCGGATCTGGGTTTCGGGATTCGGCGGCTCGGTCGCGACATCGGCGTCGGAGCGGTGGCGCTATTGGCGAGCGCCGTGCCGATTTACGGTTTGAATGAACTGTTGACCCGCTATGTCAAATACACGCACCAAGTGCTCAAATCGCTTGAATCGCAGCCCGACGTTCGGATGTTCGTCGCCACGGCCGTGGCAGCGCTCGTCGTGGCGCCGCTGTTCGAAGAGTTTTTGTTCCGCGTCTTGTTGCAAGGCTGGTTCGAAAAGATTGAGTCGCTGCGGCGCATGTTGCGGCTCGGCTTGCCCGGCGAGGGGCCGGCCTGGTGGCCGATCGTGCTCAGTTCATTTCTGTGGGCGATCATGCACTGGCAGAACGGCCTGGCCGCCGTGCCCCTCTTTTTCTTCGGCCTCGTGCTCGGCTATCTTTATCAGCGGTCGCACCGCATTTGGCCCTCAATGACCACCCATTTCCTGCTCAATGCAACCACAATGACCGCCCTCTGGTTTCAAATCCACCACGGCCACTAA
- a CDS encoding Gfo/Idh/MocA family oxidoreductase codes for MPYGFGIIGCGMIARFHAHAIDEVKGAKLVGCFDTFTASADRLAAETGCKAYHKLEDMLADPKINIVTIGTPSGAHMDPAVAAAKAGKHVIVEKPLEITLKRCDAIIAACERGGVKLSTVLPSRFHDGSRELKRAVDAGRFGQLALGDSYVKWFRTQAYYDSGAWRGTWELDGGGALMNQAIHSVDLLTWLMGPVAEVQAQTATLAHQRIAVEDTAVGTLRFANGALGVVEASTAAYPGYLKRIEINGSEGSAVLEEEDITRWDFVKSQRRDEAIREQMHQRRSTGGGAADPSAIGHHGHARQFADVVKAIRTDGTPAVDGREGRRSVEIILAIYKSAESGRPVSLPLSGDPTLTARRRTKA; via the coding sequence ATGCCCTACGGTTTCGGCATCATCGGTTGCGGAATGATCGCCCGATTTCATGCTCATGCGATCGACGAAGTGAAAGGAGCCAAGCTGGTCGGGTGCTTCGACACATTCACGGCGTCGGCCGATCGTTTGGCCGCCGAAACCGGCTGCAAGGCCTATCATAAGCTGGAAGACATGCTGGCCGATCCGAAGATCAATATCGTCACGATCGGCACGCCGAGCGGAGCGCACATGGACCCGGCCGTCGCGGCCGCGAAAGCCGGCAAGCACGTGATCGTCGAGAAGCCGTTGGAAATCACGCTCAAGCGTTGCGATGCGATCATCGCCGCCTGCGAGCGCGGCGGAGTGAAGCTCTCGACGGTGTTGCCCTCGCGATTCCACGACGGCAGCCGCGAATTGAAACGGGCCGTCGATGCCGGCCGCTTCGGCCAACTCGCGCTCGGCGATTCCTATGTCAAATGGTTTCGCACGCAAGCCTATTACGACAGCGGCGCATGGCGCGGCACTTGGGAGCTCGACGGCGGCGGGGCGCTGATGAATCAGGCCATCCACAGCGTCGATCTGCTGACATGGCTGATGGGCCCCGTGGCGGAAGTGCAGGCCCAAACCGCCACGCTCGCCCACCAGCGGATCGCGGTCGAAGACACGGCCGTCGGCACGCTGCGTTTCGCCAACGGAGCGCTCGGCGTCGTCGAAGCCAGCACGGCCGCCTATCCTGGCTATCTCAAACGGATCGAAATCAACGGCTCCGAAGGCTCGGCCGTCTTGGAAGAAGAAGACATCACTCGTTGGGATTTCGTCAAAAGCCAGCGGCGCGATGAAGCGATCCGCGAGCAGATGCACCAGCGCCGCAGCACCGGCGGCGGCGCCGCCGACCCGTCGGCCATCGGCCATCACGGCCACGCCCGCCAATTCGCCGACGTCGTCAAAGCGATCCGCACGGACGGCACGCCCGCGGTCGATGGCCGCGAGGGGCGAAGATCGGTGGAAATTATCTTGGCGATTTACAAATCGGCCGAATCGGGGCGGCCGGTCTCGCTGCCGCTCTCAGGCGACCCGACGCTAACCGCCCGCCGGAGAACAAAGGCTTAA
- the ispG gene encoding (E)-4-hydroxy-3-methylbut-2-enyl-diphosphate synthase translates to MQLPRNPTRAVRIGSVTIGAGHPVAVQSMTATSTQDIAATVGQVNDLVRSGADIVRIAVDSRRDAEALAAVRDQTSANLAVDLQENYRLAEVVAPHVDKVRYNPGHLYHHEREKPWQDKVRYLADVAAEHDCAIRVGVNCGSVDPAAKGRFAAGDWLGPMLASALEHCELLDRLGFTRYCVSLKDSDPAKVIEVNRQFAAARPDVPLHLGVTEAGLPPDGIIKTRIAFEQLISRGIGDTIRVSLTVPNSRKGEEIAAGRQILADVAAGRVRSFVDFGLKTLNIISCPSCSRVENEAFIELAEQVKEMTRYAEQHAITIAVMGCRVNGPGETDDADLGLWCGPKHVNLKRGSEDLGAYPYDQILPRLRSELDDLIARRTQPA, encoded by the coding sequence ATGCAACTCCCTCGCAATCCAACTCGCGCTGTCCGCATTGGCTCGGTCACGATCGGGGCCGGTCATCCCGTGGCCGTGCAAAGCATGACGGCGACGTCGACCCAAGATATCGCTGCCACCGTGGGCCAGGTGAACGATCTTGTCCGCTCGGGCGCCGATATTGTTCGCATCGCCGTGGACAGTCGGCGCGATGCCGAGGCGTTGGCTGCCGTGCGCGATCAAACATCAGCCAATCTTGCCGTCGATTTGCAAGAAAACTACCGACTGGCGGAAGTGGTCGCTCCGCATGTCGACAAGGTGCGCTACAATCCGGGCCATCTGTACCACCACGAACGCGAAAAGCCGTGGCAAGACAAGGTGCGCTACCTGGCCGACGTCGCGGCCGAGCACGATTGTGCGATTCGCGTCGGGGTGAATTGCGGCAGCGTCGATCCGGCCGCCAAGGGCCGATTCGCTGCCGGCGATTGGCTCGGCCCGATGCTCGCCAGCGCCCTGGAGCATTGCGAGCTGCTGGACCGATTGGGCTTCACGCGGTATTGCGTGTCGCTGAAAGATTCCGATCCGGCGAAGGTGATCGAAGTGAATCGGCAATTCGCGGCCGCCCGGCCCGACGTGCCGCTGCACCTCGGCGTAACGGAAGCCGGCCTGCCGCCCGACGGCATCATCAAAACGCGGATTGCATTCGAGCAACTCATTAGCCGTGGGATCGGCGACACGATTCGCGTCTCGCTCACCGTGCCGAATTCTCGCAAGGGAGAGGAAATCGCCGCGGGACGGCAGATTTTGGCCGATGTCGCCGCCGGCCGGGTCCGCAGTTTCGTCGATTTCGGGCTGAAAACGCTGAATATCATCAGTTGCCCGAGTTGCTCGCGCGTCGAGAACGAGGCGTTCATCGAACTGGCCGAGCAGGTGAAGGAGATGACTCGCTACGCCGAGCAGCATGCGATCACGATTGCCGTGATGGGCTGCCGCGTGAATGGCCCCGGCGAAACCGACGACGCCGATCTCGGCCTATGGTGCGGCCCGAAGCACGTCAATCTCAAGCGTGGCAGTGAAGATTTGGGGGCGTATCCCTACGATCAAATTCTGCCCCGCCTGCGATCCGAGCTCGACGACCTGATCGCCCGCCGCACACAGCCCGCATAG
- a CDS encoding lactate permease LctP family transporter encodes MDWTQHYNPAGSEILSTALAALPIIVLLGLLGLFRWTAPKAAAAGLLTALCVSILAFRMPANMAFWAAGLGACFGLFPIGWIVFAAVFLYTLTVESGQFETIKTSVAALSPDRRIQALLIAFNFGAFLEGCAGFGAPVAISSALMIGVGFPPLYAAGLALLANTAPVAFGSLGIPITTLGDVTKIDANILSVMAGRQLPLFSLLIPVWMVLLMSGWRGLRQVWPAVLVAGGSFATVQFVVSQHFGPMLVDVAGGLVSLVVMAIFLKFWQPKELWHFAGEREAVPDPVAEAAGGPDEAAGSPRQASPQKNSQPAKPRVYTHGEVARAWVPWLLMSLLVFAWGLPQFRMLVETRTTVNVPVAAIHNRIYRSEPVVAPPAKAEAALFKFNWLSATGTAVMFAAILTAIWLGISPWRFARTFVRTLRALAWPLFTIAAMLAIAYTTRYSGTDATLGLAFTHTGALYPFFAPLLGWLGVALTGSDTSSNALFGDLQRITAQRLGLSPVLICTSNSTGGVMGKMIDAQSIVVSASTTGQAGNESQILRFVFWHSLALACLMGLLVVLQAYVFTGIVPALPAK; translated from the coding sequence ATGGACTGGACGCAGCACTACAATCCGGCCGGCTCGGAGATTCTTTCGACCGCGCTTGCGGCGCTGCCCATCATCGTGCTGCTCGGCCTGCTGGGATTGTTTCGCTGGACCGCGCCGAAGGCGGCGGCGGCGGGGCTGTTGACGGCGCTTTGCGTGTCGATCCTGGCGTTTCGCATGCCGGCGAACATGGCGTTTTGGGCGGCCGGCCTGGGGGCTTGCTTCGGGCTGTTTCCGATCGGCTGGATCGTGTTTGCCGCCGTGTTTCTCTACACGCTGACGGTCGAGTCGGGCCAATTCGAAACGATCAAAACCTCGGTGGCAGCGCTCTCGCCCGACCGGCGAATTCAAGCGCTCTTGATCGCCTTCAATTTCGGCGCGTTTCTGGAAGGCTGCGCGGGGTTCGGAGCGCCCGTGGCCATTTCATCGGCATTGATGATCGGCGTCGGCTTTCCGCCGCTGTATGCCGCCGGCTTGGCGCTGTTGGCCAACACGGCCCCGGTCGCATTCGGTTCGCTCGGGATCCCGATCACCACGTTGGGCGACGTCACGAAAATCGATGCGAACATTCTCAGCGTCATGGCCGGCCGGCAGTTGCCGTTGTTCTCGCTATTGATTCCGGTGTGGATGGTGCTCTTGATGTCGGGCTGGCGGGGATTGCGACAAGTCTGGCCCGCCGTGTTGGTGGCAGGGGGGAGTTTTGCCACGGTGCAATTCGTCGTCTCGCAGCATTTTGGCCCGATGCTGGTCGATGTCGCGGGGGGGCTGGTGTCGCTGGTGGTCATGGCGATTTTCTTGAAGTTCTGGCAACCGAAAGAACTATGGCATTTTGCCGGCGAGCGCGAGGCCGTGCCCGACCCGGTGGCCGAAGCAGCGGGCGGGCCGGACGAAGCTGCGGGATCGCCGCGGCAAGCGTCGCCGCAAAAGAATTCGCAACCAGCCAAGCCCCGGGTCTATACCCACGGCGAGGTCGCGCGGGCCTGGGTGCCGTGGCTGCTGATGTCGCTATTGGTGTTTGCGTGGGGCCTGCCGCAGTTTCGGATGCTGGTCGAAACCCGCACGACGGTCAATGTGCCGGTGGCGGCAATTCATAATCGCATTTATCGGAGCGAGCCCGTGGTGGCGCCGCCGGCCAAGGCCGAGGCGGCCCTGTTCAAATTCAATTGGCTCTCGGCCACGGGCACGGCCGTCATGTTCGCCGCGATTCTCACGGCGATTTGGCTTGGAATTTCGCCGTGGCGGTTCGCCAGAACGTTCGTCCGGACGCTCCGGGCGTTGGCTTGGCCGCTGTTTACGATCGCCGCCATGCTGGCGATTGCCTACACGACGCGCTACAGCGGCACCGACGCGACGCTCGGCCTGGCATTCACGCACACGGGCGCGCTGTATCCTTTTTTCGCCCCGTTGCTCGGCTGGCTGGGCGTCGCGCTAACCGGCTCCGACACATCGTCGAACGCCTTGTTCGGCGACTTGCAACGCATTACCGCGCAGCGGCTCGGGTTGAGCCCGGTGCTGATTTGCACTTCGAACAGCACCGGGGGCGTGATGGGAAAGATGATCGACGCGCAAAGCATCGTCGTCAGCGCTTCGACGACCGGCCAGGCAGGGAACGAATCGCAGATCCTGCGTTTCGTGTTTTGGCACAGCCTCGCCTTGGCCTGCCTGATGGGCCTGCTGGTCGTGTTGCAAGCCTACGTGTTCACCGGCATAGTGCCGGCACTACCGGCGAAATAA
- a CDS encoding glutamate synthase subunit beta, which yields MGDLRGFLKYARQTGGKEPVADRLKHFNEFLKPLPIEELHRQGARCMDCGVPFCHTGCPLGNIIPDWNDLVSRDHWREALDRLHATNNFPEFTGRVCPAPCEAACVLGINEDPVAIKQIEMAIADHGIANGWIEPEPPLVRTGKRVAVVGSGPSGLAAAQQLNRSGHGVTVFERANRPGGLLMYGIPDFKLEKSHVWRRIRQMEAEGVEFRCNANVGVTVPTAELREKYDAILLAGGATKPRDLPIPGRDLQGIHFAMEFLPQQNARNQGDAVAGQILAGEKDVIVIGGGDTGSDCTGTSHRQGCRSLTQFELLSQPPDVGNYPRAHQRPVHTPWPLWPMILRTSTSHEEGGARHWSILTKEFHGDEQGRVKNLVTVQIEWMKDDSGRMVMRELPGSEQSWPCQLVLLAMGFLGPEKTGPIADLGLELDQRGNVKTNAEYMSSVPGVFAAGDLRRGQSLVVWAIQEGREAARAVDKHLMGVTHLPSVNAGDFAWR from the coding sequence ATGGGTGACCTGCGCGGGTTTCTGAAATACGCTCGACAGACAGGCGGCAAGGAGCCGGTGGCCGATCGGCTGAAACACTTCAACGAGTTTCTCAAGCCACTCCCGATTGAGGAATTGCACCGCCAAGGGGCGCGCTGCATGGATTGCGGCGTGCCGTTCTGCCACACCGGCTGCCCGCTGGGCAACATCATTCCGGATTGGAACGATTTGGTGTCGCGCGATCATTGGCGCGAGGCGCTCGATCGGCTGCATGCGACGAACAATTTTCCGGAATTTACCGGCCGTGTTTGCCCCGCGCCGTGCGAAGCGGCATGCGTGCTGGGGATCAACGAAGACCCGGTGGCCATCAAGCAAATCGAAATGGCGATCGCCGATCATGGCATCGCCAACGGCTGGATCGAGCCGGAGCCGCCGCTGGTTCGCACCGGCAAGCGCGTGGCCGTCGTCGGTTCCGGGCCATCAGGTTTGGCAGCCGCACAGCAGTTGAATCGCTCCGGCCATGGCGTGACGGTGTTCGAGCGGGCCAATCGGCCGGGCGGATTGTTGATGTACGGCATACCTGATTTCAAGCTGGAAAAGTCGCATGTTTGGCGGCGGATTCGCCAGATGGAGGCCGAGGGAGTGGAGTTCCGCTGCAATGCGAATGTCGGCGTGACGGTCCCGACGGCCGAATTGCGCGAGAAATACGATGCGATCCTACTCGCCGGCGGAGCCACCAAGCCGCGCGACCTGCCGATCCCCGGTCGGGATCTGCAAGGAATCCATTTCGCAATGGAATTCCTGCCGCAACAGAATGCCCGCAACCAGGGAGACGCCGTTGCGGGCCAGATTCTCGCCGGCGAAAAAGATGTGATCGTGATCGGCGGCGGCGATACCGGCAGCGACTGCACCGGCACGTCGCACCGCCAAGGGTGCCGCAGCCTGACGCAGTTCGAATTGCTTTCCCAACCGCCCGACGTGGGCAATTATCCGCGTGCCCATCAACGCCCGGTGCACACACCGTGGCCCCTCTGGCCGATGATCCTCCGCACCAGCACTTCGCATGAAGAAGGCGGCGCGCGGCATTGGAGCATTCTGACAAAAGAATTCCATGGCGACGAGCAAGGCCGCGTGAAAAATCTCGTCACCGTGCAGATCGAATGGATGAAAGACGATTCGGGCCGGATGGTGATGCGCGAGCTACCGGGTTCGGAGCAAAGCTGGCCATGCCAACTGGTGCTGTTGGCGATGGGCTTTTTGGGCCCGGAAAAAACCGGTCCGATCGCCGATTTGGGTTTGGAACTCGATCAGCGCGGCAATGTGAAAACGAACGCCGAATATATGTCGAGCGTGCCCGGGGTGTTCGCGGCCGGCGATTTGCGCCGCGGCCAATCGCTCGTCGTGTGGGCGATCCAAGAGGGCCGCGAAGCCGCCCGCGCCGTGGACAAGCATCTGATGGGCGTAACGCATCTCCCCAGCGTCAACGCCGGCGATTTTGCCTGGCGCTAA